gtttcgaaccatcgaccatgtggACACAGCGAACCTCTAAGCAACGGCGCCACACTCACTCCGACGGAACTGGGATGAGAACAAAATCGGAGGTATGCAAGAAGAAGTAAAGGGAATTCCAAGAGAGCTGTATAGTTGTCAATTACGTGGCAAAGGAACTCAAAGACTGTGATGCCTGAGGGTAGACACTCACCCAGTTGGGGGCTTGAACTATGAAATGTTACACGTAATAATTTTATCAAACAAATCTTTTGATAATTCATACTTTATTTCATACTTGACTGTTAGAATTTTCCAATGGTAATAGCTGCTCTTGCGCTGTTGCCACATAAGCCTGTGAGGCTCGAGGATACAACCCCACCCCAGTGGGAAAGCGTTGAAAAGCTATAACAGAAGTAGAAGAGATTAGAATAGAAGTAGTAGAAAGAGTAGGGTACAgtaaacgtaggactttctttgttgggagGATAAAGCGTTTGATCACGTTTGACTTCACTCtttcagactctgaagaaggcgatattgcctaAATAAGCTTACAACAGCATTGAAGGAAACGTGGAAGCAAATTTTAGACAAGTGGTGCAACGCGCTTATGGCTTTTAAATGTTAGACGTTGACCCTGTAACATTACAGGAATTCTCAAGACAGATGAATTGTCGTTAGCAATATTTCCCCAGAGGATTTTTGATAGGTACTTGACTgaattaaaaaaggataatgtcactggcgcatcaatccacttgggatgcgccaacgtgttccactgtaattcgtaatcattgaggttttggaacgcataTTGGCCTACACAGTGATTTGCGGGGACCAGGTCAGTTTTTTGAGCTGTCAGCAGAGTTCATAGCCGCGCAGGGAGtctcatcctcccagacaagtccgatagcaatttatcgaccctggcgggatgaaaggcttagttgacactggagcggtttcgaaccatcgaccatgtggACACAGCGAACCTCTAAGCAACGGCGCCACACCCACTCCGACGGAACTGGGATGAGAACAAAATCGGAGGTATGCAAGAAGAAGTAAAGGGAATTCCAAGAGAGCTGTATAGTTGTCAATTAAGTGGCAAAGGAACTCATAAAATAGTGCAGTAGATCACGAAGAAATACAACATTCATTCGTAAATTTGTCGGAAATTTGGGATCTCTACAGCCCTCTTGAAATTCTTGCAACCTACTTTCTTATTCTTGTTACTTCTTAGTACTCAGCTGCGATCTTGTTCTCATCTTAGTTAAGGGCCTATCTGAGGGCTCTGGGGAAATATCGCTAACTAAAACACAaatgtccttaaaatttctGTAATGTTAACATTCTGCCACCTGcctaagagttttttttaaacgttttcttCACTCATCTTTATTCATTGTAAGCTTATTTAGATACAAACCACTAGCTTCCactttcttttacatttttttccattaatttgGGATGAGATAATGTTTTAATGACATGTTAACGAGAGATGccagttccttttttcacgTGTATATGGAGCTATTGATTGCCGGTAAAGCTATAAAAAGCTATAAAGCTATAAAAGTACAAAGCTTTTCTCACTTACATATGAAATAAACGTTTCCCATCCTGAAAATTCTTGTTCCAAATGTTGCCTTTACCAATGTGTATCATTACGATAATGTCAGTAGCTACCTTCAACTCTGCACTTAAGTGAAGGTCCCACCACAcagaaacagttttttttttgtttttatacaaAGCTGCTATTCCTGCAGTGAACTTTGTGGGCGCCCTAGGGCGGCACCGATACGAATATCACGAAGTTCTGGCCATTTCGAAAGTCTGATGCGATGTGGGATGTGCAGTATGGCCTTCGAAAAGTTATAgggttttcagtttttctgcaAATGGCAAAAGAAAACGGTCCTATTACTCGATAGCATGCTCGTGAGGGACTATGACGTAGACAAAAAGCACAAAAGTCATGTAAACAGCTTTTCAGTTATTTCGATCCTTTCGTCAGCAGTCTTCAaagcaaaattacaaaaaaaaaatgcgtgaCAATGAGATATACTTTAGAAATTGGTGACTAATAGACTAGAAATCATGTGGATTATAATTGTCTTTTAAATGGTGAACTTGAACAGTTAAGCGACCAACCGACAGTCCTGTCCGTTCCCGTGAAAAGTCTAGTTTTGAAATATCTGAGACCTTCCGCAGCTCTGAAAAGATCCATCAGTAACCCAGTTTGGTCATATCAACAGTTTTCCAGTTCCACTCGCATTCGTTGGGTCACTGACCGTTGAACTAAAGACTGGTTTTATCAGGTTCTTCCAAATTCTCTCTTAAAAACTGCTTTCTAAAGAACCCCAAAGCGaaatatcctgaaaatttcacGCAGGTAGCATTCTCCAACGTTTTGAATAGAATAGGTTTTTTTGTAACAGCATGCATATTCTTTTCTCAGCATCTGCATCACAGTTAACTTTAGAGTTGGCTCAAAATAGCACCAAgccctcgttttttttacagtagtATCGCTTCATACCTCTACTTTGCTcgcgttcacctcaatttcAGAGGAGGCATACTTCTAGATCTGCTTTTTCTCTATAAGTATTACACAAGGGTTATATTAGAAATTAGAACACGTATTTCCACACGATCGTCTATTGCTAGGGCCAAGCGGCGTGGCCCCATAACTATCATTGCAATCGGCTGAGTGGGGTTTCTTGAATCTGCAAATTGCTCGTGCAGTAGTGCAACGATCCTACTAAAATTCAGAGCTTTGAAGATGGTTAGTACAGTGTGAACTCTTTAAAGTTAAACTGTCCTCACACTACTGCCGTcttgaatttgaaaagttgAATAGGATGAGTTAAACAGAACAGATTAGGAGTGATGTATGTGTACAGACTATTCCAGCACTTGAATGTAACGCCTATAACATTACATATGAAACAAATCTGAAATGAATATACCTTTTTATCATTATAACGTTCCCAGTATTAGATGGCAAGactcgaattttctttttacaaaaaagacACCCGCGCAGagaggaaaaacaaatgagGAACTCTTAACATTTCCAGCTTCTTGAAAAGACTTGTCTCAATGAATGAAGTTcctgattttatccttttattaaaTGTCGACTTCTTAGGTGTCCAGATTCCTTGGAGCGTAACGAATAGAAAGGAATTCAGCTAGTTTTATGCTACTTTCATGTTGAAGTAAGCAAAATTTCAGCTGGTCAACCACAAAGGTAGTGGCAAATCACTTTGGACAACCTCAAGTATGGAATTTCACCTACGTAGATCTAGAATGGGAGACGGAAACGGAGGTATTGGGATTCGAGAATGTTGACAGATCGGTATAATCCCCTCAAATAAAttcgtattattattttgttgcttTGTGCATGTAAATATGCCAAAAATCTAATGAAGGCTCATGAAAACAATGACTCAGTTATTATGAAAGTACCTTTTTAACAAGAAATTTCTACACGTTTTCAGAATGCGCGTGACGCAGCTATATCCTAATCATCTGCTATGGTTAACCTGCGATTTCGCGCATGCTTGCAGTATATAGTTCGACAAAACAGACGAAAAAGGAAAGTCAATAACGTTGTCATCCTTGTTCCTCGCATTTCGGAGGATGCCGAAGTTGTTCACCATGACTAGTTTTATTGACAATCATAAGAGCCTCGTACTCTGCTATTCTAGTGCgataagaaaaactttgatttCCTAGTCGAATGAAGCGTCATGAATCTTAGAGAGACTAGCCTATTTTATCATGTGAAGCCTCACTCTCACGCTTCAACATTCTGTCCTCTCCTCAtatctcttcttcatttccataaaattCTACTGTAATTTGCCTTATGAAAACCAAGATTTTTTTGGGGAAAGGTGTCTACTTTCCATAACTATAAAGTGAAATCACGCGGTACCGCAAGCATTGCTATGAAGGGCAAAAGCAAGCCATGACCCACTCTCAAGAAATGTCAGCTTATCCTATGTGGACGGGGGATTGATCTTTCTGAATGACTAATGCGTGTTTATAGTTCTCCTGCACTAGACAATATTGTGACGGATAGAAAAGCAGCAAGGCGGGGAGAGACAGGTGAGGGAGGTGACTGCGTACATCTTTTTGACGCGGGCGCTTGATATCAcgtggaacccagtcgctcactgCTTCGGTTTAACGGTCGCCATTGAAACAAATCACgttccggcccaccttatattgatttctttgacaGGTGCTGTGACGTCTCCAGTCTTCGGCTGCTTACGTAGAATAGAATCCTGAAAATCTCTCAATCACTCACGTGGTGCGGGTTGCTCTTGGCATCACTTTTTCAACTGTGCGTTTACTGGTGTTCGCtgcatcttcttcttcttgcgaGGTGCTCCGTTTTCGAAGGTCAAAGCGGGAGAACGGTGGTGATTAAGAGATGGGCGGAGCAggatgttcctggtcttctccactacatcctcgatgcccCTTTAAACTCCCCAAGACGCTCGTTTCCCCCTGACTAGATTAGTGGTCAGACCGTTCTTCATAATCATTTACCGCCTCAAATAATCGTAGCTAGTGcgctcggatatgttcgttccgtcgAGCGTGAATGGAGCATCTGAGATCTATTTCGTCGTGCAAGAACACCGTCTCTTGCaagttcagctgaagaccgatgcatccacatgtttcgtcgaaatCAGTCAGCAGGCGTTcagcttggctgatgctagatgttgtgagaacgatgtcatcagcaaagcgtagatggtgtagctgccaTCCATCAGTCTTCATTTCCATGTCGTCCCTTGCtagctttcgcattgcgttctagCCGTAGATAGAGGGTAAACATGAATATGTAGGCGAGACTGTATCATCCTGTGAGACCTCTCTCCTCACGTCAATGATAATATATTTTTAGGATGGAGACTTTGAAGTTACCGTACAACTCTCAAGGTATCTTTATGTACTGAATAGGAACGGCTTGGCTATCCAAGGCTTCCGCTTCTGTCTCAACTGAGATGAAGGCTTTTTTAAGTCAGTGAAACTGAGACATGACGCGGTTGTACTCATCTTCGCGGAGTCACATCGTTTTTAaactctgcccaacctttAATCCATAGCAATAGTTCGTATATAATCCACCCATTCGTCACTGTTCCACAGTCTGCGAGCCTTGGCATCTCGCGTGAACTGCCTATCAACACTGAGTGACCCTGCCTCAGGTCGACAATGTCCGGTGCTTCAGCACAATTAAACGGAGAACTGTCAACAAGGATTCGACGTTCCTTCTTCGTATTTGGCCTATTTGAGTTGGGCTTTGGCAACAGCACTTCCTTGCAATATTTGGGTAACTTCAGGCATATATATTTATAGAGCTCCTAGCCAGAGCGTATACTCAAGTGCCTGATTGCATTTGGTATAAGCAGGGCCACCAGGTAGCACCAGACTAGAATACACACCTCCAAGAGGTTGCTAACTCCATATTAAATAGTCTTCAACAACTGAATTTAATGACACTTTTTACCAAAAATACTCAGATTGTACAAGAGTGTGAATTTTAGAAGCTCGTGAATAACTTCGCAGGAAGAGCAATAGAATACTTTCTATCTAAATGTGGGGATGAGCTTTGATACATGGCACCGTTTTTCTATTATCCTCATCAATGTCTAATAACTCGGAACACCCTTAATGTAAAGCACCTTGCTTCTCAGGGTATTGTTGCgagtattttttctatgagaaTGCTGAATTAGTATTTTTACAAAGAGTGTTTATCTCCAAATTACAGGAAAAAGGTGGTCGAAAATTTTAATCCAATGTTTTATGGAGCAGCCTTTCTTCTACAGAAGGCTTCTAAGCTATTCCTCATAAGCTTTCTTAACTAAATTATTAAGAATCTTTTTAACCTAACAATATTTACACTATCTAAGCAATTTGACAAacaaatttcattaaattcgCGTATAAACAGCTGCAGATTAATTAATATTGATTTGTTCATCTTTGGCATGTACTCCAACACTTATTGTGTTCTTgctaaaattgcaaaaattgacATATGGGCCGCCTTCCTTCATAATTTAGTGATTTTGCTGGGAAGGGAGAATGAGGCTGAAAGTTTCTGTAATGTTACAGAATTAATGTGCAGCATTTACAAGCCTTAGGCGTATTATCCCACGTGTCTGAAAGTTTCTTCCACGTTTCCTTCATTGATATTGCAAACTGATTCAGATCTAAGCTTTTAGCTAAAAAGTTTCTACTTCTTTACATTTTGCTTATTCATTGGTGCTGAGATAGTATTTTAACAGCAGAGATACCAGTTCTTTTTCTCGTATATAAGGAGCTATTGATTAGTGATTAATGTAAGGCATATTTCACTCGCATGTGAGACGAACGTTTCCCATCCTACAAATTTCGTCTTCTTGTTTTGATCTCTCATTTACATCCCTCCTCGATACAGCTGGTAGCTACCTTTCACTGTCACTGTTCGATTAACAACGTGCAGAAAGAATCAAGGTTGTCAATAGTCAACCTAGTGCAGCGTATCGCAAATTTTAACGGTTACATTGCTAATGTATCCCATAGGCCAGGTCTTGGTGCGCAGCGAAAATATGCCAGAATGGATGACTGGAATAAGATCAACTTCTATTTGCCTTCAATAACCGATGACTTTAGTAGAGGGATAAAGGGTAGCGTGGTAAGAAGCGATTTCGAGAACGAAGTGAGATTTGTGGAAATATCTCCTTGAACGTCAGGGTGCAATTACGTCTCACTCGAAACTGTGCCATTGTCAACTCATTTAGCAAAAAAGGCGGCTGCATGGTTTACGGTGTAGTCTAATTTCGCGCAAAtcatgtggggaccaatacatcgacgaaacagggcgaccactttgtgttcgtattaaagaacaaaaaaataaataggacgaaaaattaaatacagCGACCTCTCACGgagctcatcgcagacaatgtcttgaaaatgctcctttccGCATTGCTGCAACGATcgtatcgtacgaacccgaaattgtggCTCGCAGAACTCTAGAGTTGTTTTTGATGAATGCAAACGgcacaaaaatgaatagaaagaaaaactgaccaACGAattggctctgtatcaagacctttgcggattttgatctacggggtcatataccagtcgcatcctaattagtattaacGAAGCGATTACACCACGAGGATGTCCGCTAACGTCGCGGCAAAGCAGCTACTGAAGGTGAGCAAAACGAGCTGGGCATATCTTCGGGGATGATTACTAGTTCTGGATGAGGTATTTGAGAGGATGTGttgcaaatgttctgactttccaggttGTGACGAAGCCAACaacgccaaaacgttagccgcaATAAGGACTGTTagcaatcttggctcttgcttcacaGAGTCaatcgaataaaaaattgTGAGCTGTGAGAAATTTTAGCCCCTCTAGCTAAtatatttcttttgtattcTTTTCTCCGGAATTCTTTCTGATATGCCTTTGTACTTCAGTCTAGTAAGGCAGATGGaacagcaactttttttttggttacaaATGCTATCCTGGGTAGTTTTAGTTTATAaaatagtagcaaaaataattgtttatgtttaaAAGTTTTACAAAGTATGATATTTTTGGAAGCAGTCACCCATATGTATTCGAGGATTCTTAAGACAAGTATCACAAAACTCGCTAGTCTCTCGCgttgttttcccttttcttgtcTGTTTGAACATACGACACGGtcattttcttacttttgtAGAATATGTGAAGCTATTTGTCTTTGCTGAAAACCACATCAacggaagaatttttttatctgGAAGTGCTGAAAGTAGCTAAATAAGCGTGTCAGCTGAAAATAGCTAAATAAGCGCTGCAGCAGCCCCGGGTTTTGTGGTGCATATTTTCAGTGTCGCACATACGTCGACGATGAGGTGCAAAGCGTTAGAAGTTTCTCttaaagacgaaaaagaaagaattaaatgTGGAAGTTTGTTGTACGCTCAATCCTCGCAATAGATTAgacctcttccttctttctttttaaatgttcttattttttttttggcatttaCACAAATggttcttttgtttgtttgacaTTTTTTCCCAATGTAAACTTCGTTTGGTACTTCGTTCCGCAGGTgtgggcgtttttttttataagagcAGCAAAGTTCCCTCTGTTCCagtttttcatgttgttgtgaaaaagaaaattcgtagTCCAAAGGTACAACACAATTTggcttctacttcttttttgtggTGATTATTGTGAGATAATGAAAATGTTTTGCCCTGAAAAAGAAGTGTTCGGGGAACGCTGTGTCTGATGACGTCAATTGAGTGTCCATATATCAGACAGAAGTGAAGCGATTTTCACGAAGTGTTGAAGTGGTGCGCCAACGCCAGAAGACAGAAAGATACGGTGGCACGAGTCTAACAAGGTCAGATTGTGCGCTCTTGCTGAAAGGTTTTAAGATGGATGAGAAGAGGGATGACAGATGCGTCATTCCCAGAATGTGAAGTGATGGAAAAGGTTCCACTCCATCTTTCTGCTTTCCTGAAGCAGAAAACAGTAGGATTGGGTGGCACGTCCCCGAAGGCAGCAGTTAGATATGTTGGTTCCGGAAGGCAGCAGAATGTTTTTCACGACTCCATGAAGATGCGCCGGTACCAGAAAGTAGAGGGGAAGGAAAAGGAGTGTAAGACGGGTACAGGTATAAGACGACGGGAATAAGACGAAACAAGACGGGTATAAGGCAGGTATAAGACAGGTATAAGGTACTGAAGTGAGACGGGTTGCCTCTGGAAAGAATCATCGAACTCCTCCGCATGGCCACTTCTCTATTCGTCACAATCATTATGTTTGCCAGGTGATCTCTTCAGAATTTGTATACATATAGACGTCCCCTTAAGTAGAAGGTAGCTGTTTACACAGTCTGATGTATGATCATTATCTTCATCATTTCCATTATCACCTCCACGTTATTTAGCATCACCACATCATCTATGTTATCTTAtgtttatatgtttatattgTTATGTATGTGTTATCCATCTTATGTTAGCTTTCGATGAAGAAGTCGAGAAAATATTGTAGCGGTAGCAgtctaaagccggacttcagatttTCTGTGGTGTTGACTCCGCTCGCATTtgctgatcaatgaaaatcgatagtagtggcattttctgtacaTTTAAAAGTGTGCTTTTCTAAcaacactttcttcttttttttgtaaatttaggggaaagatttcatagtttccaTTCTAaaagcgtcagttctacatttggagaacactgAAACTTCAACTttaaacactccttcgataccaatacaATATAGAAGCAAATTGAAaccattactcgaagtatgggttttcctcctgttttccccaacagttgTCACAGAATGATAGGATAACATGAAATGCcgtgaacaacatcatcgtagtGACAAAGATAACGCTCTAAGTCAAATCATGtgaactgttcgctactatctGAGCAGCTTTTTGTGtaggtgtttccactttctgaagaatgcAGGTTGTTTTAACAAACCTGAGGGAAACATGGTAGAAAATAGACTTgcggaggagtcgtagagaTGAAACGCAGCAATTGCAGTGGCAACAGCTATAGAACGACTTACCGTtcgcgacatgcacacgaatttATTGCGCGACACTACTGCATCGCGGCGCatcaatctgacgccgttggacccgtttCTCCCCATTTTACCGCTTCCCCTAGCTGGCGCGCCAATTCGACCCCGTCTCACCCCCCTTTTCGGACtttcgtcacacacacacacacacacacacacacacacacacacacacacacacacacacacacacacacacacacacacacacacacacacacacacacacacacacacacacacacacacacacacacacacacacacacacacacacacacacacacacacacacacacacacacacacacacacacacacacacacacacacacacacacacacacgttacagaataagcccgttattatatagcatgatcatgattataGTGATAGAAGGAAGGgacatcatgctatataatgaAGGACgtagtctgtcacgtgtgaCATGTGTGTGCAACGAGATTCCCAAGAGAGGGTCCTGAATCGTCGAATTGGCGCACCAGCCCCAGAAAGCGATAAAATATGGTGTGATAGTTGTGGCAGCGTAGAATTaatgcgccggcgccagaaaaCGCAGTGACCCGACGGCGCAAGACTGGGAATCACCGCAATTATTAGTGCAGCAGTACCAAACTATAATTCCATGCGGATTTATCAAAAACTGAATTAGCCGTTCAATGACTGTGATAATTGCATGTCTTTTGTGTATAAGCGTATGTATTCCTCCTAAACTCCCTGCACGTTTGTTGCCTCAGGATGGTAACACTCTTTCCTCAAGAGTTCGATTTAGCTATACAAATAGCTGCTTTGGATATTCTCCAAGAAAAGTCCACTGTCCACTCACctctttaggaaaaaaactattgaatcTTTCATCAATGCCCAAACATCTTAGAAGAAGTACAGAAAATTTATAaggggaagaaaaattcaactctgcagcaaaaatttgaaacaaaatggtttaaatttaatttaaacaaataaaatggtagtaattccaatttttattgATAAGTGAAGCCGAGCGAAGTGAGAACCACAAGAAGCATAAGTCAGGAATTACCCGAACGTTCAGACTAGAATACACATATACGTCACTCCGTCTGCAATGCCTTCTCTAATGCTGTCTAAGCAGGTATTGTTTCTCTTCAACCATGCTTCTACTTGGTGCTCTTTTACTTCTATTAACTTTCGAAGATTTCGACTGTCAAGTTCGCAGTAACAAACGAGTTGAACGAAATGAAATCAGTCTAAAAAAATGCATCTTTAAATAGTGAAACAGCATTTCAGGAAACGTTTGCTTTATTGCATCATGCTTACATCTTCACGTTTTTTATTATACGATTTTTATATGAGttttcttcatgtcgtttaaaATTCGTCTCTCATATCCAGTATCTTCATGCggtatttccttcttcatgGAAAAAGATATACTTCACATGTGGTTATTTTCAAACACACTGTTTATTGTCTTACGAAGGTGTCATTTCCTGTACTTTGAAAAGACCCTACACAGCATTAgcattctttcttctctctgcTCCTTGTTCCCCTGCAAAtcgttctcttctttctctttccccTCTTTACTCATCTCCTCCTCCTTCCCCCTCcaattcttcctcttcttcttcttttccctcCTCACTCATCC
This window of the Necator americanus strain Aroian chromosome III, whole genome shotgun sequence genome carries:
- a CDS encoding hypothetical protein (NECATOR_CHRIII.G12230.T2); this translates as MRKLARDDMEMKTDGWQLHHLRFADDIVLTTSSISQAERLLTDFDETCGCIDAPFTLDGTNISERTSYDYLRRGIEDVVEKTRNILLRPSLNHHRSPALTFENGAPRKKKKMQRTPDSILRKQPKTGDVTAPVKEINIRAAEGLRYFKTRLFTGTDRTVGWETFISYVSEKSFVLL
- a CDS encoding hypothetical protein (NECATOR_CHRIII.G12230.T1) produces the protein MRKLARDDMEMKTDGWQLHHLRFADDIVLTTSSISQAERLLTDFDETCGCIGLQLNLQETVFLHDEIDLRCSIHARRNEHIRAH